A stretch of the Lytechinus variegatus isolate NC3 chromosome 5, Lvar_3.0, whole genome shotgun sequence genome encodes the following:
- the LOC121415032 gene encoding CREB-regulated transcription coactivator 1-like isoform X1: protein MVPDVFSGPASVPPHRRDTIDNMGDRLKPGHWDPKKGHQSLQSRPRSCEVPGINICPSAEQPSEASNPIPISSNTGSLPDLTNLHIPSPLPTPLDPEDQAYNHSGSATNLSQSMPSGGHLGVVGNHTLPQVTTHSPQVSPQMSPQPQRRQVMSNPGSPVVLNQRRHLAPSPQGIPLDQTPSIVVDHHQEQPNHHSQQQVTQVAQQVAQQQQQQQQQQQQQSQQQQMANQGNIFHQQQSQQQQQQQQQSQQQPHHHSNPASPQHNVPPSLTLDMSQMAVLQAQMQHYRDKGQFMGSNVSCSSPTSPVSNPNNSPLPSPGGSMPVGSCSPGSTSPVPGNMGLFSDAYYQQQQTNALQYKFEQFNMMQNSEQKQRTTSTPTSPTFVLSQNEHDMQSGLGLSYGAVYSHNLGGSQELIHHGRPPPSYQQTLMQIPQHSHPSNIPDIIFTGAGESPPRQELAREISNAMASVDSNFEHDLLFSTDSLNVDPLDLEHLQMLSDNDIVADQATEDSFRQDHRL from the exons aCACGATAGACAACATGGGTGACCGGTTGAAGCCTGGTCATTGGGACCCAAAGAAG GGCCATCAGTCGCTTCAATCCAGACCTAGGTCATGTGAGGTACCTGGTATTAA tATTTGTCCATCAGCGGAGCAACCATCGGAGGCAAGCAACCCGATACCTATTTCAAGTAACACCGGATCTTTACCAGACCTTACCAACCTTCACATCCCCTCTCCGCTCCCAACGCCTTTAGATCCTGAGGATCAGGCGTATAATCACAGCGGTAGTGCCACAAACCTCTCACAAAGCATGCCATCGGGAGGCCATCTTGGTGTCGTTGGTAACCATACATTACCACAG GTTACTACACACAGTCCACAGGTCAGTCCTCAGATGAGCCCTCAACCCCAAAGAAGACAAGTGATGAGTAATCCGGGTAGTCCTGTTGTCCTTAATCAAAGAAGACATTTAGCACCTAGTCCACAG GGTATCCCATTAGACCAGACCCCTAGCATAGTAGTTGATCATCATCAAGAGCAACCTAATCACCATTCACAACAGCAAGTTACGCAGGTAGCCCAACAGGTTGCCcagcaacaacagcagcaacaacaacaacagcagcagcaatcacaacaacaacaaatggCAAACCAAGGTAATATATTCCATCAACAACAATCAcagcaacagcagcaacaacaacagcaatcCCAACAGCAGCCACATCATCATTCAAATCCAGCGAGTCCGCAGCACAACGTTCCTCCTAGCCTCACATTAGACATGTCACAAATG GCTGTATTACAGGCTCAGATGCAGCATTATAGAGACAAAGGACAGTTTATGGGTTCTAACGTATCCTGTTCCTCACCGACTTCACCTGTATCCAATCCTAACAATTCTCCTCTACCATCTCCTGGTGGCTCCATGCCAGTTGGATCTTGTTCTCCTGGCTCCACATCACCGGTTCCAGGTAACATGGGTTTATTCAGTGATGCTTATTACCAACAGCAGCAGACCAATGCTCTACAGTACAAGTTTGAGCAGTTCAACATGATGCAGAACTCAGAACAGAAGCAGAGAACGACGTCAACGCCGACGTCACCGACGTTTGTTCTCTCGCAGAATGAACACGACATGCAATCGGGTTTG GGTCTTTCATATGGTGCTGTGTACAGCCACAATCTAGGGGGTAGCCAAGAATTAATTCATCATGGGAGACCACCTCCATCTTATCAGCAAACTCTTATGCAAATCCCTCAACACTCGCATCCCAGCAATATTCCAGATATTATATTCACAG GTGCAGGAGAGTCACCGCCAAGACAAGAGTTAGCTCGTGAAATCAGCAACGCAATGGCAAGTGTAGACAGTAACTTTGAGCATGATCTTTTGTTTTCGACGGACTCATTGAACGTTGATCCTCTTGACCTTGAACACCTTCAGATGCTCTCAGACAATGACATAGTAGCTGACCAAGCCACAGAGGATTCTTTCAGGCAGGATCACCGGCTCTAG
- the LOC121415032 gene encoding CREB-regulated transcription coactivator 1-like isoform X2 yields MVPDVFSGPASVPPHRRDTIDNMGDRLKPGHWDPKKGHQSLQSRPRSCEVPGINICPSAEQPSEASNPIPISSNTGSLPDLTNLHIPSPLPTPLDPEDQAYNHSGSATNLSQSMPSGGHLGVVGNHTLPQGIPLDQTPSIVVDHHQEQPNHHSQQQVTQVAQQVAQQQQQQQQQQQQQSQQQQMANQGNIFHQQQSQQQQQQQQQSQQQPHHHSNPASPQHNVPPSLTLDMSQMAVLQAQMQHYRDKGQFMGSNVSCSSPTSPVSNPNNSPLPSPGGSMPVGSCSPGSTSPVPGNMGLFSDAYYQQQQTNALQYKFEQFNMMQNSEQKQRTTSTPTSPTFVLSQNEHDMQSGLGLSYGAVYSHNLGGSQELIHHGRPPPSYQQTLMQIPQHSHPSNIPDIIFTGAGESPPRQELAREISNAMASVDSNFEHDLLFSTDSLNVDPLDLEHLQMLSDNDIVADQATEDSFRQDHRL; encoded by the exons aCACGATAGACAACATGGGTGACCGGTTGAAGCCTGGTCATTGGGACCCAAAGAAG GGCCATCAGTCGCTTCAATCCAGACCTAGGTCATGTGAGGTACCTGGTATTAA tATTTGTCCATCAGCGGAGCAACCATCGGAGGCAAGCAACCCGATACCTATTTCAAGTAACACCGGATCTTTACCAGACCTTACCAACCTTCACATCCCCTCTCCGCTCCCAACGCCTTTAGATCCTGAGGATCAGGCGTATAATCACAGCGGTAGTGCCACAAACCTCTCACAAAGCATGCCATCGGGAGGCCATCTTGGTGTCGTTGGTAACCATACATTACCACAG GGTATCCCATTAGACCAGACCCCTAGCATAGTAGTTGATCATCATCAAGAGCAACCTAATCACCATTCACAACAGCAAGTTACGCAGGTAGCCCAACAGGTTGCCcagcaacaacagcagcaacaacaacaacagcagcagcaatcacaacaacaacaaatggCAAACCAAGGTAATATATTCCATCAACAACAATCAcagcaacagcagcaacaacaacagcaatcCCAACAGCAGCCACATCATCATTCAAATCCAGCGAGTCCGCAGCACAACGTTCCTCCTAGCCTCACATTAGACATGTCACAAATG GCTGTATTACAGGCTCAGATGCAGCATTATAGAGACAAAGGACAGTTTATGGGTTCTAACGTATCCTGTTCCTCACCGACTTCACCTGTATCCAATCCTAACAATTCTCCTCTACCATCTCCTGGTGGCTCCATGCCAGTTGGATCTTGTTCTCCTGGCTCCACATCACCGGTTCCAGGTAACATGGGTTTATTCAGTGATGCTTATTACCAACAGCAGCAGACCAATGCTCTACAGTACAAGTTTGAGCAGTTCAACATGATGCAGAACTCAGAACAGAAGCAGAGAACGACGTCAACGCCGACGTCACCGACGTTTGTTCTCTCGCAGAATGAACACGACATGCAATCGGGTTTG GGTCTTTCATATGGTGCTGTGTACAGCCACAATCTAGGGGGTAGCCAAGAATTAATTCATCATGGGAGACCACCTCCATCTTATCAGCAAACTCTTATGCAAATCCCTCAACACTCGCATCCCAGCAATATTCCAGATATTATATTCACAG GTGCAGGAGAGTCACCGCCAAGACAAGAGTTAGCTCGTGAAATCAGCAACGCAATGGCAAGTGTAGACAGTAACTTTGAGCATGATCTTTTGTTTTCGACGGACTCATTGAACGTTGATCCTCTTGACCTTGAACACCTTCAGATGCTCTCAGACAATGACATAGTAGCTGACCAAGCCACAGAGGATTCTTTCAGGCAGGATCACCGGCTCTAG